The Trinickia caryophylli genomic sequence GAAGCGGCTTGCCTTTTTGTTTGAGCGTTCCGTCAGGGTACAAGTCGTAGGCTGTTACATATTCATAATCAAGCACATAAATTGTCGACATCGTTTTCTCCGGGGCACGTGTAAAGCAATTCGCGCAACGAGCGGTAGAGCGTTGCGGCTATTTGAACAATGCGCGGCTGGCTGAATACGAACCGTATTGTAGGCACGCGATCGATACGCGGGCCTGTTAACACTGATAGGGGAAACTGCGCGCGGAGTCTCAGGTCCGGCTGCCGTTCGACCACGGCGGCGACGGCGCGCAAGTGCAAGGCAGGCCCCAACCGCCACTTTTTATTTATTGGGCAATCGGGAAGTCGAGGCCATTGGAGCGCGGCGTATTCCGACAGAACGGGTGCCGCCACCCCTGATCTCGTGTGCCAGCCGTCATCGGATGACGGCTGGCGCGTATGGCGCTCAGGTTGCTACTTATTGGGCAATCGGGAAATTGAGACCGTTCGGAATCGGCCCGTTCTCGACGATCCGCTCGATGAGGCCGTGGCGTGGCCCGCTGCGGTCCCAAACCATGTGCGTCTTTTCTCCAATAATGAGTTGCTGGATGCCGCGGTCACGGCTATCGGGCTTCACGGCAGGCCATGCAGGCAGCGAGCCGGGGCTTGCGGCCGCCGTTTCGCTCGCCGTCAGCGCATCGATGGCGGCTGTCGTACCGTTCGGGCTGCCCGTCTTCACGAATTGCTCGATGTAGCCGGAAAACACGCGTGAGACATCGTAGTCCGCGGCCGTCCATGCATAGCGTCGGATGTTCTTCAGGTTGCCGAGCGCGTACTCGACTTGCGCGTTGTGTTCGGCACCGGGCACGGGCAGCGCCGGGTTTGCCGCGTCGGCGGGCGCTGTAAGCCCGAGCGCGTGCGTGGCCGGCTGCTGCGGCTCCCCGTCGGCGCTCAGGACAATCGGGCGCGGCTGCGTATACCGGTAGTAGTAGACCGGCGCCTGCCCGGTCTGCCGATGCAGGTTCATCCACCGCCATGCGCTGTGGCCGATGAAGAAGTCGCCGGCTAGCGCCGTGGCCGCGTGCATCACCTCGTTGGCGTCGTTGCCAGGATAGTGCGCGAGCACCTCCTCCGCCTTCTCCTGGAACATCGTCTGGATGGTTGCGCGCCAGTTCTCGGGCGAGGGCGCCTTGTCGTTCAGTACGGCGGTGAACGGCTGCTCCTGCGAATTCGAGCCGACGAGCAGTGGAACCTGCGCCTGCTGGCCGTTGGCGAAGACTTTTTCGGGCGAGTCGGTCAGGAAATGGCCGTCGACGTGCGGCCGGTAGGTCATCAGCCGTGGCGGAAGTTTCGGCAGTGTGGCCGCGTTGAGCAGCGTACGGGCCGGCAGCGAGCGCAACTGTTGCAGCGAGCGCGCACCGACGCGTGCGGCGAAGCGGTTCGCTGCTTCTTCGGCTTCCTCGCGGCGCCACATACCGTTCGGTGCGAACGCCCCGCCGCTTTCGCCGATCGCGCGTGCAAAGAGCCCGCGTGAAAGCGGTGACGCCATATGGGCGCTTACCGATACCGAACCCGCGGAATTGCCGGCGATCGTGACTTTCGACGGATCTCCCCCGAATTGCGCGATGTTGTCGCGCACCCAGCGCAGTGCCGCGACCTGGTCGAGCAGCCCGTAGTTGCCGGCCGTGCCGTGTGGCGACTCGCTCGCGGCGTCCGGCGGCGCCAGAAATCCGAATACTCCCAGCCGGTAGTTCAGCGTAACGGCGACGACCCCGCGCGCGGCAAGGCTTGCGCCGTCATAGCGCGGCTCGGATCCGTCTCCCGAGACGAAGCCGCCTCCGTGGAAGTAGACCAGCACCGGACGCTTTTCGTCGGAGCCGCGCGCCGAGGTCCATACGTTCAGATAGAGGCAGTCTTCGCTCATCTCTTTCGAGCGAAAGTCGAGCTTGTTGGGGGCGACGCCTTGCATGCAACGCGGCCCGAACTGACGCGCATTCAGGACGCCGGCCCAGCGCGCGACCGGTTGCGGCTCGCGAAAGCGGAACTCGTTCACGGGCGGCGCAGCGTACGGGATGCCGCGGAATACGCGCACGTGCTTGTGCTCGCCGCGCATTTGCACGCCTTCGACGATACCGTCGGCGAGACGAACTTGCGGTGCGAGCGGCGCACGCGCGGCGTTGGCCATACCGGGGGCCAGACACGACAGCGACGCTGCTGTCGCGATGGCCGTCAGGAAATAATGCCTCGCTGCACGATTCAGTGATGTCCTCACGTTGCCTCCTTTCTGATTGAACAGGGGTCGATGACCCACCGTCGCGGTGGGAGGCTAGATCATTGGCGTCGAACAAATATGCAATCGTCTCGCTTTTTCGAATCGGACAGAATTACGGCTACGCGTTTTCACGCAAACGAAATCCGGACCGCCCTGGTGCACCGGCCCTGGAGCGGCCCTGGACCGGCCGGGCCGCGCGTTGCGACCCGTACGTGCCCGACTCCGCCCGCGCCGCGCCCGCGGCCGTTGCGCTCGTCCGCCCGTCAGGCGAGCGTTCAGGTCGGATTTCCCGACGGTGTCGTCCCGTCATAGAGGTCGAAAACGATGTAGCGCTGGCTCAGCCCGAACGTGCCCCAGTGGTACCCCGAGCGTATCCAGAACGCCTTCTCGAACCATTCCGCGAACGCGTTTCTGTCCGAAAAGTCGAACTCGCCGAAATTCGGATCGAAGAAGACGATGCCTCCGTCTCTCGTCACCTCGGCGGCAAATGTGTGCGCAAAGAGCGGCCCCTCGATGGGGACGAGCTTGTAGCAGCGGGCCTTGGCACCGGTATCCAGGATGGCGCCGATCAACTCCGTTGGCTGCCGGGCAATCATCGATTGAGACGCTTTCAAATTCCATTTCATGCTGTGCTTCGACAGCCAGCCCAGGTTCCGGATATTTTGTTCGTCGCCATCGTCGTCCCGGCCGTTTATCGTCAACTGCTTGATCGAATGCAGTTCGTCGATTCTCAACTGCCGTTTTTGCCGATCGGTATAGAGCCGTTCGAAGAGATCTCCGTTTTGAGCGCGGGCGCGGATCCAGTGTGCCGCCAAGGCAGCGCATGTGCCACCCGAGGTGTCACGATGCTTCATGATCTGACGATGGAATCCGCCTTTGGTTTGAGAGAATTTGAAAGTGACCTGGCCATAGTCCCTCACCGACCGGCGCACACGTCCGATGAGGGGGCGTACAAATACATGGCTCAAGCTGTCGAATACCATGCGGGGGGTGAACGGGCTCTCCTGATTCGGCAAACCCTCGCTCGTCAAAGGACGGTCCAATGCAGGGCGAGTGGGAAGGCAACCCTGCTCCGACGGATCGTCGCGACGTCCCTCTAATGCCGATGGCCCGGGCTGCGAAGAAGGCCCCGCCGCCTCCATGGTCTCGTCCGAGCGCAGGGCTAGGTGCGGGGGATACGCGCGGGGCGTGTTGCCCCGCAAGCTCCTCAGCGAGTCGAGCGAGGTGTCGGACGCGTACTCCGGAAGCGCCAGCGGCGCATGATCGAATTCGGCCGTACGTATCGTACCGGCCGGTCTTCTCTGCGGTGGGACATGACCCATCGCTGCCTCCGGATGCCGTGACGCCGCAACGCAGTATAGGTGAACGCCGCTCACCTGCGAAGCGCGTTCACCGCGATGACCGGATCGCCCGGATTGCCCGGATTGCCCGGATTGCCCGGATTCTTCGAATCAGACCTGACGGCCGAACGACGAAGCGCCGAGCCGGGCCGATGCGGTCTAGAGCACGTACCGGGACAGATCCTCGCTTTGCGCGACTTCGCCGAGCGCGTTGTCGACATAGGCCGCGTCGATTTTCACTTTCGAGCCGGCGTGATTGCCGGCCGCGAACGATACGTCTTCGAGCAGTTTCTCGATAACGGTATAAAGCCTGCGTGCGCCGATATTCTCGGTGCGCTCGTTGACCGAATACGCGATCTCGGCCATGCGGCGGATGCCGTCTTCGGCAAATTCGAGCTCGACGTCTTCCGTGGCGAGCAACGCCTGATATTGCTTCACGAGGCTTGCATCGGTCGCGACGAGAATCGATTCGAAGTCCTGAACGGAGAGCGAATCGAGTTCGACCCGGATCGGAAAGCGCCCTTGCAGTTCGGGAATCAGATCGCTCGGCTTCGACAGATGAAACGCGCCGCTCGCGATGAAGAGGATGTGGTCGGTCTTCACCATTCCGTAGCGCGTGTTGATCGTCGTGCCCTCGACGAGCGGCAGCAGGTCGCGTTGGACGCCCTGGCGCGAGACTTCCCCGCCGCCCACTTCGCTGCGCGACGCGATCTTGTCGATCTCATCGAGAAAGACGATGCCGTTCTGCTCGACGTTTTGCACGGCCTTCGTTTTCACTTCCTCGTCGTTGAGCATCTTCGAGGCTTCTTCGTCGGTCAGCACTTTGAGCGCTTCCTTGACCTTCATCTTGCGGCGTGTCTTCTTGCCGCCGCCCAGGTTCGCGAACATCGAGCGGATCTGCTCGGTCATGTCCTCCATGCCGGGAGGGCCCATGATGTCCATGCTTGCCTGCGGCAGCTCGACGTCGAGTTCGATTTCCTTGTCGTCGAGCTGGCCTTCGCGCAGGCGCTTGCGAAACGTCTGGCGCGTCGCGCTGTTTTCGGACGATTCGCTGGCCTGCGCGCCGAAACCCACCGGTCGCGCGCTCGGCAGCAGAATGTCGAGGATGCGGTCCTCGGCCTGGTCCTGCGCCTGCGAGCGGACCTTGCGCATTTCCGTCTCGCGCGTCTGCTTGAGCGAGATTTCGATGAGATCGCGTACGATGCTGTCCACGTCGCGGCCCACGTAGCCGACCTCGGTGAACTTCGTGGCCTCGATCTTGATGAACGGTGCATCCGCAAGCTTCGCCAGCCGGCGCGCGATCTCGGTCTTGCCCACTCCGGTCGGGCCGATCATCAGGATGTTCTTCGGCGTGATTTCCTGGCGCAGCGGCTCGCCCACCTGCTGACGGCGCCAGCGGTTGCGCAGCGCCACGGCCACGGCCTTCTTGGCCTTTTGCTGGCCGATGATGTGCTTGTCGAGTTCCGAGACGATCTCGGCAGGGGTCATGGTGCTCATCGTGTCCTCATTCGATCGTCTCGATGACGCGGTTGTGGTTCGTGTAGATGCACATGTCGCCCGCGATGGCGAGCGACTTTTCGACGATTTCGCGCGGCGAAAGGTTCGTGTTGTCGATCAGCGCGCGGGCTGCCGCCTGTGCGTAGGCGCCGCCCGAGCCGATTGCGCAGATGCCGCCCTCGGGGTCGAGCACGTCGCCGTTGCCCGTGATGACGAGCGTCGTTTGCGCGTCGGCGGTGATCAGCATCGCCTCGAGGCGCCTCAGCATGCGGTCGGTGCGCCAGTCCTTCGCCAATTCCACCGCGGCGCGCGTGAGATTGCCCTGATGCTTCTCGAGCTTCGCCTCGAAGCGGTCGAGCAGCGAGAACGCATCGGCCGTGCCGCCCGCGAAGCCGACGAGCACCTTGTCGTTGTAGATGCGCCGGACTTTTTTGGCGCCGCCTTTCATGACGATGTTGCCCAACGTCACCTGGCCGTCGCCGCCGAGCGCGACTTGCCCGCCGCGCCGCACGGAAACGATCGTCGTGCCGTGAAATTGCTCCATTCTCGTTCCTTGGAAAACGTCAAAAGCGCCACCGGCATCCGGTGCCGGGACGGAGGAATCGGGTGGCCGACGAACGGCGCCGGCAGGCCCGTCGCGGCCGTGCGTGCGGCGCGTGGCAGCAGCGAGGGAGGGCGCACCGGCGCCGATTCCGATCGATGCTCCATGCACGGCGCGCAAGCAGGCGGTCGAGCTTTGGCTTGCGCCCGCCTTGCACGCGCACGTCGGAACCATTTTAGGGCGCGCGCCGCTTTATCAAGAGGGGCCGCGCAAACCGGCGCGAAGTGCTCGCCGTCAGCAAAATTTGCCGGAAGAGGGGGCGGATCGGAAGGGGCCGGAAAACAAAAAGCGCGCGGAATACCGCGCGCCTCGTGGGAAGCAGCGAAAAGACGCGCGGCCGCTAACGCCGCGCGACATGCAGCCGTTCAGTCGCCGAACAGCTTCTGGCGCAGCTCGCGGCGTTCCTGTGCTTCGAGCGACAGCGTGGCCGTGGGGCGCGCGAGCAACCGCGGAATGCCGATCGGTTCGCCCGTTTCCTCGCACCAGCCATACTCGCCCGATTCGATGCGGGCCAGCGACTGCTGCACCTTCTTCAGCAGCTTGCGCTCGCGGTCGCGCGTGCGCAGCTCGAGTGCGTGCTCTTCTTCGATCGTCGCGCGATCGGCCGGGTCCGGCACGATGACCGTTTCGCGCAGGTTCTCGGTCGTCTGACCTGCATTGCGGAGAATTTCCGCCTGCAGCTGTTCGAGCCGGTTCTTGAAGAAGGCGAGCTGATCTTCGTTCATGTAATCCTTGTCGCTCATCTTCAGGATTTCGGCTTCGGTCAAGAGTCGTTTCGTCGTCATCTGCGTGCTTCTTCAATGTCAGGCAAAACCCATACATATTGCCTGCACTTTCGTGTTGCCCGCAAGCGGCGCCGGTAAGCGCCTCGGCGGCACGGCCATGGGATGCCGGATGCCGAATGCGGGGCCGAACTCCTCTGGAAACCGATCCTCGGATGCTCCTTCCCGTTTCGATCGGCCGGATCGACGCGGGCAGCCCGTCGTTCGCGAAGCCGGCACGCCCAGCCGTGGCTTCGCTCGATGTCTCCATGCTCGTTTATCGTTGCGGCCGCCGGATAAGGTTTTCCGGCACCGCTTGCCGCGAAACCCGCTCGGGCAGGCTTTGCGACGCGCTGGCCATGGTCCAGCGGGCACGTATTGTAACTGAATCGCCCTTTCGCGCTGCAACAGAGGAAACCCTGTCGCACAGCCCTATTAGCACGAAAATATAACGCGCTAATTTACAAAAAGCGAACGCCCGCCGCACCTGCGGCGGGCGCTAACGCACGCAATCAGGCGAGACAGGCGTCGAGTCCGTCCGTAATCAGATCCTGCGGCAGGTCGATACCGATGAACACCATCTTGTTCGTCTTCTTTTCGGCCGGCAGCCATTTCGACGCCAAGTCGCTGCCCATCATCTGGTGCACGCCCTGGAATACCACCTTGCGGTCCACGCCCTTCATATACAGCACGCCCTTGTAGCGCAGCAGCCGCTCGCCGTAGATCTGCAGCACCCCCCCGAGAAAATCCTCGAGCTTGTTCGGATCGAACGGGCGGTCGTTGCGGTATACGAACGATTTGATGCGGTCGTCGTGATGCGCGTGGTGATGGTGATGATGCCCTTCGTGCTCGCAATGGCCGTGGTCATGGTCGCAGTGCTCGTGGTCATGGTCATGGTCATGAGCGTGACCGTGGTCGTGCTCCTCTTCCGCCAGGAAGTCCGGATCGAGCTCGAGCTTCGCATTCAGGTTGAAGCCGCGCAGATCGAAGATTTCCTTGATGTCGGCCTCTCCGAAGTTGACGACCTTGATCGTCGCCTTCGGATTCATATGCATCAGGCGATGGCGCAGATCCCCGAGCGTCGCTTCGTCAACGAGATCCGACTTCGTGATGAACAGCCGATCGGCGAAGCCGACCTGGCGCTGCACGACTTCATGTTCGTCGAGCTGCGCGTTCGCATGCTTCGCGTCGACAAGCGTGATGATTGCGTCGAGCAGGAATTCGTCCGCGATCTCGCTGTCGATGAAGAAAGTCTGCGCGACCGGGCCCGGATTCGCGAGGCCCGTCGTCTCGATCACCACGCGGTCGAATTGGATCTCGCCCGCGCGCTTACGGGCCGCGAGATCGCCGAGCGCGCGCGCCAGATCGCCGCGGATCGTACAACAGATGCAGCCGTTGCTCATCTGGACGATCTGCTCCGCCTGCTCCTGGACGAGGATTTCGTTGTCGATGTTCTCTTCGCCGAACTCGTTTTCGATCACGGCGATCTTCATGCCGTGCTTTTCGGTCAGGATGCGCTTGAGCAGCGTGGTTTTGCCGCTGCCGAGAAAGCCGGTCAGGATGGTTACGGGAATCATGTGAGGTTAGCCTGTCAATCGGATCGAGGTGAAATCGGGGTCGGACGGCGCACCGGAAAGGATAGGTCCGTTCGCCTGAATATTGAAGCATACCTGTCAAGGGCGCAGGCGCGCTGCCCGCGGCACGCCGCGCTGCACTGCCCCCTGGCTTCAGACGACTTGCAGCAGTAGCCCTTTCAGGTATTCCCCTTCGGGAAAGGCCGCGAGCAGGGGGTGGTCCATCCCCGCGCCCAGGCGCATCAGAATACGGGCATCGACGCGTGCATCGGCCGCGGCACCGGCCACGATCTTCTGGAAAAGATCCGCATCGATCGCGCCCGAGCACGAGTAGGTGAAGAGCAACCCGCCCGGGCGCAGCAGCCGGAATCCCGAGAGATTGATGTCCTTGTACGCGCGTGCGGCGCGCTCGACGTGCTCGCGCGCCGGCGCGAACTTCGGCGGGTCGAGCACGACGAGATCGAAGCGCTCGCCCTCGTCCGCGAGGCGCCGCAGCGTGCGAAAAGCATCGGCGTCGAGCCATTGCGCGCGGTCTGCGTCGAAACCGTTCGCCGCCACGTTCGCGCGCGCCAGCGCGAGCGCTTCGCCCGACGAGTCGATGGACACCACCCGTCGCGCACCGCCCTTGAGCGCGGCCAGCGAAAACCCGCCCGTGTAGCAAAAGCAGTTCAGCACGTCGCGTTCGGCGCTGTAGCGCTGAACGAGCGCCCGGTTGTCGCGCTGATCGACATAAAAACCTGTCTTGTGGCCGGCGCGCACGTCGACGTGATAACGCACGCCGTTTTCGCGCGTAATCAGCGTCTCGGCGGGCGCCTCGCCGGCAAGCACGCCTGTCGTCTGTTCGAGCCCTTCTTTTTCGCGGATCGACACGTCCGATCGCTCGTAGACGTTCGGGCAACCCGTCGCACCGACGAGTGCGGCGACGATCGCCTCCTTCCAGGCCTCGACGCCGGCTGCCATGAACTGGCAGACGAGCTGGCTGCGCGCCGCCGCGGCGTCTCCGGGCGCCGGTAAGGCGCCGGCTGCGGTGTCGGCGTCGGTGTCGGCCGCAGAGGGAGGCGGCACCGGGGCCGATCCACCGTCATCG encodes the following:
- a CDS encoding CobW family GTP-binding protein; this encodes MIPVTILTGFLGSGKTTLLKRILTEKHGMKIAVIENEFGEENIDNEILVQEQAEQIVQMSNGCICCTIRGDLARALGDLAARKRAGEIQFDRVVIETTGLANPGPVAQTFFIDSEIADEFLLDAIITLVDAKHANAQLDEHEVVQRQVGFADRLFITKSDLVDEATLGDLRHRLMHMNPKATIKVVNFGEADIKEIFDLRGFNLNAKLELDPDFLAEEEHDHGHAHDHDHDHEHCDHDHGHCEHEGHHHHHHAHHDDRIKSFVYRNDRPFDPNKLEDFLGGVLQIYGERLLRYKGVLYMKGVDRKVVFQGVHQMMGSDLASKWLPAEKKTNKMVFIGIDLPQDLITDGLDACLA
- a CDS encoding carboxylesterase/lipase family protein, which encodes MRTSLNRAARHYFLTAIATAASLSCLAPGMANAARAPLAPQVRLADGIVEGVQMRGEHKHVRVFRGIPYAAPPVNEFRFREPQPVARWAGVLNARQFGPRCMQGVAPNKLDFRSKEMSEDCLYLNVWTSARGSDEKRPVLVYFHGGGFVSGDGSEPRYDGASLAARGVVAVTLNYRLGVFGFLAPPDAASESPHGTAGNYGLLDQVAALRWVRDNIAQFGGDPSKVTIAGNSAGSVSVSAHMASPLSRGLFARAIGESGGAFAPNGMWRREEAEEAANRFAARVGARSLQQLRSLPARTLLNAATLPKLPPRLMTYRPHVDGHFLTDSPEKVFANGQQAQVPLLVGSNSQEQPFTAVLNDKAPSPENWRATIQTMFQEKAEEVLAHYPGNDANEVMHAATALAGDFFIGHSAWRWMNLHRQTGQAPVYYYRYTQPRPIVLSADGEPQQPATHALGLTAPADAANPALPVPGAEHNAQVEYALGNLKNIRRYAWTAADYDVSRVFSGYIEQFVKTGSPNGTTAAIDALTASETAAASPGSLPAWPAVKPDSRDRGIQQLIIGEKTHMVWDRSGPRHGLIERIVENGPIPNGLNFPIAQ
- the hslU gene encoding ATP-dependent protease ATPase subunit HslU; the encoded protein is MSTMTPAEIVSELDKHIIGQQKAKKAVAVALRNRWRRQQVGEPLRQEITPKNILMIGPTGVGKTEIARRLAKLADAPFIKIEATKFTEVGYVGRDVDSIVRDLIEISLKQTRETEMRKVRSQAQDQAEDRILDILLPSARPVGFGAQASESSENSATRQTFRKRLREGQLDDKEIELDVELPQASMDIMGPPGMEDMTEQIRSMFANLGGGKKTRRKMKVKEALKVLTDEEASKMLNDEEVKTKAVQNVEQNGIVFLDEIDKIASRSEVGGGEVSRQGVQRDLLPLVEGTTINTRYGMVKTDHILFIASGAFHLSKPSDLIPELQGRFPIRVELDSLSVQDFESILVATDASLVKQYQALLATEDVELEFAEDGIRRMAEIAYSVNERTENIGARRLYTVIEKLLEDVSFAAGNHAGSKVKIDAAYVDNALGEVAQSEDLSRYVL
- the dksA gene encoding RNA polymerase-binding protein DksA, which codes for MTTKRLLTEAEILKMSDKDYMNEDQLAFFKNRLEQLQAEILRNAGQTTENLRETVIVPDPADRATIEEEHALELRTRDRERKLLKKVQQSLARIESGEYGWCEETGEPIGIPRLLARPTATLSLEAQERRELRQKLFGD
- a CDS encoding class I SAM-dependent rRNA methyltransferase codes for the protein MNTVTLKPSKEKLLQRRHPWVYANAIDRVDGKPAPGATVIVRAHDGRFLARAAYSPHSQIRLRVWSFDEAEPIDHAFFKRRVQRALAHRRAFVRDTGAVRLIFGEADGLPGLIVDYYVPDDGGSAPVPPPSAADTDADTAAGALPAPGDAAAARSQLVCQFMAAGVEAWKEAIVAALVGATGCPNVYERSDVSIREKEGLEQTTGVLAGEAPAETLITRENGVRYHVDVRAGHKTGFYVDQRDNRALVQRYSAERDVLNCFCYTGGFSLAALKGGARRVVSIDSSGEALALARANVAANGFDADRAQWLDADAFRTLRRLADEGERFDLVVLDPPKFAPAREHVERAARAYKDINLSGFRLLRPGGLLFTYSCSGAIDADLFQKIVAGAAADARVDARILMRLGAGMDHPLLAAFPEGEYLKGLLLQVV
- a CDS encoding YopT-type cysteine protease domain-containing protein, translating into MGHVPPQRRPAGTIRTAEFDHAPLALPEYASDTSLDSLRSLRGNTPRAYPPHLALRSDETMEAAGPSSQPGPSALEGRRDDPSEQGCLPTRPALDRPLTSEGLPNQESPFTPRMVFDSLSHVFVRPLIGRVRRSVRDYGQVTFKFSQTKGGFHRQIMKHRDTSGGTCAALAAHWIRARAQNGDLFERLYTDRQKRQLRIDELHSIKQLTINGRDDDGDEQNIRNLGWLSKHSMKWNLKASQSMIARQPTELIGAILDTGAKARCYKLVPIEGPLFAHTFAAEVTRDGGIVFFDPNFGEFDFSDRNAFAEWFEKAFWIRSGYHWGTFGLSQRYIVFDLYDGTTPSGNPT
- the hslV gene encoding ATP-dependent protease subunit HslV, coding for MEQFHGTTIVSVRRGGQVALGGDGQVTLGNIVMKGGAKKVRRIYNDKVLVGFAGGTADAFSLLDRFEAKLEKHQGNLTRAAVELAKDWRTDRMLRRLEAMLITADAQTTLVITGNGDVLDPEGGICAIGSGGAYAQAAARALIDNTNLSPREIVEKSLAIAGDMCIYTNHNRVIETIE